In the Halorubrum ruber genome, CCCGACGCCCGTCTCCGCGCTCATCCACGCCGCGACGATGGTCGCGGCCGGCGTCTACCTCGTCGCGCGGATGTACGGCTTCTACGTGCTGACGCCGACGACGATGGCGGTCATCGCCTTTATCGGCGGCTTCACGGCCCTGTTCGCGGCGACGATGGGCGTGGTGAAAGACGAGCTGAAGCAGGTGCTCGCGTACTCCACCATCTCGCAGTACGGCTACATGATGCTCGCGCTCGGCGCGGGCGGGTACGTGGCCGCGGTCTTCCACCTCACCACCCACGCGTTCTTCAAGGCGCTGCTGTTCCTCGGCGCCGGCTCGGTCATCATCGCGATGCACCACAACGAGGACATGTGGGACATGGGCGGGCTCAAATCGCGGATGCCCGTCACCTACTACACTTTCTTGGCCGGCTCGCTCGCGCTCGCGGGCATCTTCCCGTTCGCCGGCTTCTGGTCGAAAGACGAGATCCTCTACGAGGCGCTCGTCCACGGCCTCAACGACCCGCTGCTGCTCGGCGGCTACCTGATGGGACTGCTTGCGGTGCCGGTCACCGCGTTCTACACCTTCCGGATGGTGTTCCTGACGTTCCACGGCGAGCCCCGCAGCGACACCGCCCGCGACCCCGAGTCCGTCCGCTGGAACGTGAAGGGCCCGCTGACGGTCCTCGGCTCGCTCGCGGTCGTCACCGGTCTCATCAACATGGTTCCGGTCCAGAAGGTGCTCGGACTGGAGGGGATCGACCTGCTCCACCGCTGGCTCGACAACGAGTGGGGCGGCATCGAGGGGCTCTCCTCGCACCACTACGCCGACATCGGCCCGTACAGCAGCGCGTACCTCGTCGGCGGTGAGGTCGGCACCGTCCTCGTCGGCGCGGCCGTCTCGCTCGGCCTCGCGCTGCTCGGACTCGGACTCGCCTGGCGGCTCTACAACGTGCCGTCGCCGACGGAACACACCGCCAAACTCGGCGGGATCAAAGACGTGCTGTACAACAACTACTACCTCGACGAACTGCAGGTCTGGCTCGCGTATCGGACGGAAGACGTCGCGGGCGGCGCGAACACCTTCGACCAAGGGATCATCGACGGCGTCGTGAACGGCGTCTCGTCGGTGAGCCTGACCGGCGGCGGCCGGATCCGGAAGCTCCAGTCGGGGGTCGTCTCGCAGTACGCAGCGCTGCTCACCTTCGGACTGGTCGCGCTGCTTCTTGTGCTCGGCGCGACCGGGGGGTGGTTCCTGTGATACTCGAAGCGCTCATGGCGGCCGCGTTCGTCGGCGCCTTGACGGTGTTCCTCGCGCCCGACGAGTGGGCCGGCCGGCTGGCGTTCGCGATCAGCCTGGTCCCGTTCGTCGGCAGCCTCTACCTGTGGTCCGGCTTCGAGGCCGGCGGCAACGCGCTGCTCGGCGGCGAGATCGCGTACGCGACGCAGATCGAGTGGCTCGAAGTCGGCGGTCGCAGCGTCTCGTGGTTCGTCGGGCTCGACGGGATCAGCCTCCCGCTGTTCGTGCTCACGACGTTCCTCGTGCCGCTGGCGATCCTCAGCGCGTGGACGCCCGTCGACACGCGACAGAGCCAGTTCTACGGCCTGATGCTGTTCATGGAGGCGAACCTGCTCGGCGTGTTCGCCGCGCTCGACTTCTTCCTCTGGTTCGTCTTCTGGGAGGCCGTGCTGGTCCCGATGTACTTCCTCATCGGGATCTGGGGCGGTCCGCGCCGCAAGTACGCCGCGATCAAGTTCTTCGTCTACACGAACGCGGCGTCGCTGCTGATGTTCATCGGCTTCATGAGCCTCGTGTTCGCGCTCGGCGACTCGGTGTCCTCGTTCGCCTTACCGGAAATCGCACAGGCGATCGCCGCGGGCGACCTCGGCACGTGGTTCGGCATCCCGCCGGACCGGATCGCGATGGTCG is a window encoding:
- the nuoL gene encoding NADH-quinone oxidoreductase subunit L; its protein translation is MVNAFAYVPAIVLLPFFSFLVALGAGRYLPKGGAFGGIAATAGSFLLSIWVAATVAGGQAYNETLYYWASEGGAGIGPTDIELTFGVLIDPLSALMLVIVTLVALLVHVFSLGYMNDEGETGLPRYYAGLGLFTASMLGFVVADNLLMAFMFFELVGLCSYLLIGFHFREPGPPSAAKKAFLVTRFGDYFFLVGVVAVFATFGTAQFAGPESFPALADAALNGSGSVAWTPGGLDLGTWLTVVGLLVLGGVVGKSAQFPLHTWLPDAMEGPTPVSALIHAATMVAAGVYLVARMYGFYVLTPTTMAVIAFIGGFTALFAATMGVVKDELKQVLAYSTISQYGYMMLALGAGGYVAAVFHLTTHAFFKALLFLGAGSVIIAMHHNEDMWDMGGLKSRMPVTYYTFLAGSLALAGIFPFAGFWSKDEILYEALVHGLNDPLLLGGYLMGLLAVPVTAFYTFRMVFLTFHGEPRSDTARDPESVRWNVKGPLTVLGSLAVVTGLINMVPVQKVLGLEGIDLLHRWLDNEWGGIEGLSSHHYADIGPYSSAYLVGGEVGTVLVGAAVSLGLALLGLGLAWRLYNVPSPTEHTAKLGGIKDVLYNNYYLDELQVWLAYRTEDVAGGANTFDQGIIDGVVNGVSSVSLTGGGRIRKLQSGVVSQYAALLTFGLVALLLVLGATGGWFL